Proteins from a genomic interval of Nocardioidaceae bacterium:
- a CDS encoding CoA transferase — translation MTEPGASVTGGGGALDGVRVLDLSRVLAGPYAAMMLADLGADVTRVEQPGVGDETRAWGPPWVAAGIDGEGKASSYFLGVNRNKTSVSIDLRTPEGLARVRAMAADADVVLENFRPGTADRLGVGYAQLSAANQGLVYCSISGFGSGEGAHLPGYDLVVQAAGGLMSITGHPETGPVKTGVALVDVITGLHASTGILAALRHRDVTGEGQHVEVSLLVSLLSALTSQSSAYVHTGAVAGPMGNAHPSISPYETVPTADRPLAVAAANDGLFTRMARAIGRLDLLEDPRFVSNPSRVEHRPDLMAELSRTFATRGADDWFTVLVEAGVPAAPVNDISQAVALAESLGLSPVTRPEVPRADLGDGHGVAQVRSPFTMSRTPPRHRTDPPPLA, via the coding sequence GTGACGGAGCCCGGTGCGTCTGTGACGGGTGGGGGCGGGGCGCTGGACGGGGTGCGCGTGCTGGACCTGTCCCGGGTGCTCGCGGGGCCGTACGCCGCGATGATGCTGGCCGACCTCGGAGCCGACGTGACCCGTGTCGAGCAGCCGGGCGTCGGCGACGAGACGCGGGCGTGGGGTCCGCCGTGGGTGGCCGCCGGCATCGACGGCGAGGGGAAGGCGTCGTCGTACTTCCTCGGCGTCAACCGCAACAAGACGTCGGTGTCGATCGATCTGCGTACGCCCGAGGGGCTCGCGCGGGTGCGGGCGATGGCGGCGGACGCCGACGTGGTGCTGGAGAACTTCCGTCCCGGCACGGCCGACCGTCTCGGGGTCGGCTACGCGCAGCTGTCGGCGGCGAACCAGGGACTCGTCTACTGCTCGATCTCGGGCTTCGGTTCCGGGGAGGGCGCTCACCTGCCCGGGTACGACCTCGTCGTGCAGGCCGCCGGAGGGCTCATGTCGATCACCGGCCACCCCGAGACCGGCCCCGTGAAGACCGGCGTCGCGCTCGTCGACGTCATCACCGGACTGCACGCGTCGACCGGCATCCTCGCCGCCCTGCGTCATCGCGACGTCACGGGCGAGGGGCAGCACGTCGAGGTGTCCTTGCTGGTCAGCCTGCTGTCGGCGCTGACGAGCCAGAGCTCGGCGTACGTCCACACCGGTGCCGTGGCCGGCCCGATGGGCAACGCGCACCCGTCGATCTCCCCGTACGAGACGGTGCCGACGGCCGACCGTCCGCTGGCGGTGGCGGCGGCCAACGACGGGCTGTTCACGCGGATGGCTCGTGCGATCGGGCGTCTCGACCTGCTGGAGGATCCGCGCTTCGTCTCCAACCCGTCGCGGGTCGAGCACCGGCCGGACCTGATGGCCGAGCTGTCCCGGACGTTCGCGACGCGGGGAGCCGACGACTGGTTCACGGTGCTCGTCGAGGCGGGAGTGCCGGCCGCACCCGTGAACGACATCTCGCAGGCCGTCGCGCTGGCGGAGTCGCTGGGCCTGTCGCCGGTGACCCGACCCGAGGTCCCGCGGGCGGACTTGGGTGACGGTCACGGGGTGGCGCAGGTGCGGAGCCCGTTCACGATGTCGCGTACGCCACCGCGGCACCGCACGGACCCGCCACCCCTGGCCTGA
- a CDS encoding AAA family ATPase has translation MSDETDAQVAREVATEQAYVDEVYTHLERSIGSAKALATEGYARGSLGHEGGLVERDAMVYQSAKRIAQLDAAHEGLVFGRLDMLPEVSQAPRYVGRLGLRDEDHETLLIDWRAPAAAVFYQATSAEPASVVRRRVLRASGRRVVGVEDELLDPKAGADLPIVGEGALMAQLSRARDRSMHSIVATIQAEQDEAIRAPTRGVVEISGGPGTGKTVVALHRVAYLLYSDRRRYESGGVLVIGPSGVFMRYIERVLPSLGETAVALRSLGEVVDGVRAARADVAAVADVKGSARMAEVVRRLARQAVPGAPDELSYFYRDDRLRLGPRELADLRRRLLGGAGGRGRSRGPVTRNRAKARVGQVLVDALWRQVRGDRAKELGKDHFVDTLVSDDDFRDFAAAWWPELDAVGVMRWLRDPAVVRRAADGVLDRDEVDLLAEHWAESLGGDGSFTVGDVPLIDELRYLLGDPPLAPQRDDILAESEEEVDLRPVTTVSDQLGGRSWAPPSGRTEDDGYAHVLVDEAQDLTPMQWRMVARRGSTATWTIVGDPAQSSWPYPDEAGEAREEALRGKARHAFHLSKNYRNSAEVYAFAAAYAKHVGLDADLPEAVRSTGIDPVELAADGDLQKVVRREVVALAEQLTGTVGIVVEASRQAEVNGWLAGWSELVDAAPHAGEAARAEAGGYAAAANDRVVVLTGHDTKGLEFDGIVVVDPDAIEAESRTGPATLYVVLTRATQRLVLVRP, from the coding sequence GTGAGCGACGAGACCGACGCCCAGGTCGCCCGCGAGGTCGCGACCGAGCAGGCGTACGTCGACGAGGTCTACACCCACCTGGAGCGTTCGATCGGGTCGGCCAAGGCGCTGGCGACCGAGGGGTACGCCCGCGGCTCGCTCGGTCACGAGGGCGGCCTGGTCGAGCGGGACGCCATGGTCTACCAGTCCGCGAAGCGCATCGCCCAGCTCGACGCCGCCCACGAGGGGCTCGTGTTCGGCCGCCTCGACATGCTGCCGGAGGTCTCGCAGGCGCCGCGCTACGTGGGTCGGCTGGGCCTGCGCGACGAGGACCACGAGACCCTCCTGATCGACTGGCGCGCCCCGGCGGCCGCGGTCTTCTACCAGGCCACCAGCGCCGAGCCGGCCTCCGTCGTACGCCGCCGGGTGCTGCGGGCCTCGGGCCGCAGGGTCGTCGGCGTCGAGGACGAGCTGCTCGACCCCAAGGCCGGCGCGGACCTCCCGATCGTGGGCGAGGGCGCCCTGATGGCGCAGCTGTCGCGTGCCCGCGACCGGTCGATGCACTCGATCGTCGCCACCATCCAGGCGGAGCAGGACGAGGCGATCCGCGCCCCCACCCGCGGTGTCGTGGAGATCTCCGGCGGTCCCGGCACCGGCAAGACGGTCGTGGCGCTGCACCGCGTGGCGTACCTGCTCTACTCCGACCGTCGTCGCTACGAGTCCGGCGGTGTGCTCGTCATCGGCCCCTCGGGCGTCTTCATGCGCTACATCGAGCGGGTCCTGCCCTCCCTCGGCGAGACCGCGGTGGCGTTGAGGTCGCTGGGAGAGGTCGTCGACGGCGTCCGCGCGGCCCGCGCCGACGTCGCCGCGGTCGCCGACGTCAAGGGGTCCGCCCGGATGGCCGAGGTGGTCCGCCGGTTGGCTCGTCAGGCCGTGCCCGGTGCCCCGGACGAGCTGTCGTACTTCTACCGCGACGACCGCCTGCGGCTCGGACCCCGCGAGCTCGCCGACCTGCGCCGACGGCTGCTGGGCGGGGCCGGCGGTCGGGGCCGGTCTCGCGGGCCGGTGACCCGCAACCGCGCGAAGGCCCGCGTCGGGCAGGTCCTGGTCGACGCCCTGTGGCGCCAGGTGCGCGGCGACCGGGCCAAGGAGCTCGGCAAGGACCACTTCGTCGACACGCTCGTCTCCGACGACGACTTCCGCGACTTCGCGGCGGCCTGGTGGCCCGAGCTCGACGCGGTCGGCGTGATGCGGTGGCTGCGTGACCCGGCGGTCGTACGCCGCGCCGCCGACGGGGTGCTGGACCGCGACGAGGTGGACCTCCTCGCCGAGCACTGGGCCGAGTCGTTGGGCGGGGACGGCTCGTTCACGGTCGGGGACGTCCCCCTGATCGACGAGCTGCGCTACCTGCTCGGCGACCCGCCGCTGGCACCGCAGCGCGACGACATCCTCGCCGAGAGCGAGGAGGAGGTGGACCTGCGTCCGGTCACCACCGTCTCCGACCAGCTGGGCGGACGCTCCTGGGCTCCGCCCTCGGGGCGTACGGAGGACGACGGGTACGCCCACGTGCTCGTCGACGAGGCCCAGGACCTCACACCCATGCAGTGGCGCATGGTCGCGCGCCGCGGCTCGACGGCCACCTGGACGATCGTCGGTGACCCGGCGCAGTCGTCGTGGCCGTACCCCGACGAGGCCGGCGAGGCGCGGGAGGAAGCGCTGCGTGGCAAGGCCCGGCACGCGTTCCACCTGTCGAAGAACTACCGCAACTCCGCGGAGGTGTACGCCTTCGCCGCGGCGTACGCGAAGCACGTCGGGCTCGATGCCGACCTCCCCGAGGCGGTGCGGTCGACGGGCATCGATCCGGTCGAGCTCGCCGCCGACGGTGACCTGCAGAAGGTCGTACGTCGTGAGGTCGTCGCGCTCGCCGAGCAGCTGACCGGCACGGTTGGGATCGTGGTCGAGGCCTCCCGGCAGGCCGAGGTCAACGGCTGGCTGGCCGGCTGGTCGGAGCTCGTCGATGCCGCGCCGCACGCCGGTGAGGCGGCCCGGGCCGAGGCGGGCGGCTACGCCGCGGCGGCGAACGACCGCGTCGTCGTGCTGACCGGCCACGACACCAAGGGGCTGGAGTTCGACGGGATCGTCGTGGTCGACCCCGACGCGATCGAGGCGGAGTCGCGCACGGGGCCGGCGACGCTGTACGTCGTGCTCACCCGCGCGACGCAGCGGCTGGTGCTGGTGCGTCCGTGA
- a CDS encoding DUF2071 domain-containing protein — protein MNQDWRDLTFLHWRVPPERVASSMPPGVRPDTLDGQTYVGLIPFRMVDASPFDLPGTPYFGDFLETNVRLYSVDEQGRRGVVFVSLDADRLAVVMGARAAFGTPYRWARMRHHRRPDRRGPVHRYDARLRWPGVRGARSTIEVRDLGPKQDGPTEEDVFVSARWGLHSAVLGRTTYIPNQHGDWPVHDAEVVHLDDELLASVGFGELAQRPPDQVAFSPGVHTTFGLPGSRRELAG, from the coding sequence ATGAACCAGGACTGGCGCGACCTCACCTTCCTGCACTGGCGGGTGCCGCCGGAGCGCGTCGCGTCCTCCATGCCGCCCGGCGTACGCCCCGACACCCTCGACGGGCAGACGTACGTCGGACTGATCCCGTTCCGGATGGTCGACGCGAGCCCGTTCGACCTGCCCGGCACGCCGTACTTCGGGGACTTCCTCGAGACCAACGTGCGCCTCTACTCCGTCGACGAGCAGGGACGACGGGGCGTCGTCTTCGTCAGCCTCGACGCCGACCGGTTGGCGGTCGTGATGGGTGCGCGAGCGGCGTTCGGCACCCCTTACCGGTGGGCGAGGATGCGTCACCACCGACGCCCCGACCGTCGCGGTCCGGTGCATCGCTACGACGCGCGCCTGCGGTGGCCCGGCGTACGCGGCGCACGCAGCACCATCGAGGTGCGCGACCTCGGGCCCAAGCAGGATGGGCCGACCGAGGAGGACGTCTTCGTCTCCGCTCGTTGGGGCCTTCACAGCGCCGTGCTCGGGAGGACGACGTACATCCCGAACCAGCATGGCGACTGGCCGGTCCACGACGCGGAGGTGGTGCACCTCGACGACGAGCTGCTCGCCTCCGTCGGGTTCGGGGAGCTGGCGCAGCGTCCGCCTGACCAGGTCGCGTTCAGTCCCGGGGTGCACACGACCTTCGGCTTGCCGGGCAGCCGGCGGGAGCTGGCCGGCTGA
- a CDS encoding type IV toxin-antitoxin system AbiEi family antitoxin domain-containing protein, translated as MRSRDILDLLERQTGVISRNQVLALEGDDNDLRRLVRQRRLVRLHRGVYVNHTGRPSWMQQAWAGLLAVGRCETDGSASERIGAVLGGNSALRADCGPGSRWSSAPIEVLTDDQRHVSAPEGVVIKRIGDLDRVARWNLGPPRATVEHATVSVAARLDPLDAIAVLTAATGSRMTTADRLRTELDARVRVSGRGWIESVLQDMAQGTCSALEHGYLTLVERPHGLTGARRQVRDRMASGAVYRDVTYDGLIVELDGLQHAQTVHRDADLDRDLDAALSGERTVRLGWGQVFERPCRTASRLARLLPHVPMHPCSSGCLVARADAA; from the coding sequence ATGCGATCTCGCGACATCCTGGACCTGCTCGAACGCCAGACCGGCGTCATCTCACGCAACCAGGTGCTCGCCCTGGAAGGCGACGACAACGACCTGCGACGCCTCGTCAGACAGCGTCGGCTCGTGCGGCTCCATCGCGGCGTCTACGTCAACCACACCGGCCGCCCGTCGTGGATGCAGCAAGCCTGGGCAGGCCTGCTGGCCGTCGGCCGGTGCGAGACGGACGGTTCTGCGTCCGAGCGCATCGGCGCAGTGCTCGGTGGAAACTCCGCGCTGCGAGCGGACTGCGGTCCGGGGTCGCGCTGGTCGAGCGCGCCCATCGAGGTGTTGACGGACGATCAGCGACATGTGTCCGCGCCTGAGGGTGTCGTCATCAAACGGATCGGCGATCTCGATCGCGTGGCGCGGTGGAACCTCGGACCGCCGCGGGCGACCGTGGAGCACGCAACCGTGTCCGTGGCGGCGCGCCTGGATCCTCTCGATGCCATAGCCGTGCTGACTGCGGCCACCGGCTCCCGCATGACCACTGCTGATCGGCTGCGCACCGAGCTGGATGCTCGTGTCCGGGTGAGTGGGCGAGGCTGGATCGAGTCGGTGCTCCAGGACATGGCACAAGGCACGTGCTCCGCCCTCGAGCACGGCTACCTCACGCTGGTCGAACGCCCGCACGGATTGACCGGCGCCCGGCGGCAGGTGCGCGACCGCATGGCGTCAGGTGCCGTCTACCGGGACGTCACCTACGACGGCCTGATCGTCGAGCTCGACGGGCTCCAGCACGCACAGACCGTCCACCGGGATGCTGACCTCGATCGGGACCTGGATGCCGCGCTGTCGGGAGAGCGAACCGTGAGGCTGGGTTGGGGCCAGGTGTTCGAGCGACCATGCCGCACCGCGTCGCGGTTGGCGCGCCTGCTGCCGCACGTGCCGATGCACCCGTGCTCATCGGGTTGTCTCGTCGCGCGAGCTGACGCTGCATGA
- a CDS encoding enoyl-CoA hydratase family protein, which translates to MGQLVRLEVADSVATITLDSPHNRNALSRQLVGELVEALSEAESDDAAKVVLLRSADRVFCSGADLSEASTVPMEESAHAIVALQRQILAHAKPVVVRLDGPVRAGGLGIVGAADIVVTAEEATFAFTEVRLGLAAAMISLTVLPRLTSRAAASTILTGTTFDGTQAEAYGLVTTAVPADEVDAEVDRVVGELRKGAPQGLAESKKLLNAPIIADCDARGAELSALSSRLFGSDAAREAMTAFLGKKG; encoded by the coding sequence ATGGGGCAGCTCGTACGCCTCGAGGTCGCCGATTCCGTCGCCACGATCACGCTCGACTCGCCCCACAACCGCAACGCCCTCTCGCGGCAGCTGGTCGGTGAGCTGGTCGAGGCGCTGAGCGAGGCCGAGTCCGACGACGCGGCGAAGGTCGTGCTGCTGCGCTCGGCCGACCGGGTCTTCTGCTCGGGCGCCGACCTGTCGGAGGCCTCGACGGTGCCGATGGAGGAGTCGGCGCACGCGATCGTCGCGCTGCAGCGCCAGATCCTGGCGCACGCGAAGCCGGTGGTCGTACGCCTCGACGGACCCGTGCGCGCCGGCGGTCTCGGCATCGTCGGTGCCGCGGACATCGTCGTGACCGCGGAGGAGGCGACGTTCGCCTTCACCGAGGTCAGGCTGGGTCTGGCGGCGGCGATGATCTCGTTGACCGTGCTGCCGCGGCTGACCTCGCGCGCTGCGGCCTCGACGATCCTCACCGGCACGACCTTCGACGGCACCCAGGCGGAGGCGTACGGGCTCGTCACCACCGCCGTGCCCGCCGACGAGGTCGACGCGGAGGTCGACCGCGTGGTCGGTGAGCTGCGCAAGGGTGCGCCGCAGGGGCTGGCCGAGTCGAAGAAGCTGCTCAACGCGCCGATCATCGCCGACTGCGACGCCCGGGGCGCCGAGCTGTCAGCCCTGTCGTCGCGTTTGTTCGGCTCCGACGCTGCCCGGGAGGCCATGACCGCGTTCCTGGGCAAGAAGGGCTGA
- a CDS encoding acyl-CoA/acyl-ACP dehydrogenase, which translates to MTDVPFTESAERTELRAQVRKLAQKSYGHDWFVERAKAGEKTTDLWLEIGKNGYLGVNLPEEYGGGGGGIGDLAAVCEELAAAGCPLLLMVVSPAICGTIINRYGTEAQKQRWIPGIADGTHTMSFAITEPDAGSNSHRITTTARRDGDDWILSGQKTYISGVDEAKSVLVVARAEDAKTGNLKPVLFAVPTDAEGFSKSQIPVEIVSPEKQFQLFFDDIRLPSDALVGHEDHGIGQLFAGLNPERIMAAAFATGTARFALEKAVAYAKERQVWGSGPIGAHQAVQHPLAASHIEVELARLMTQKAAALYDAGDDAGAGEAANMCKYAAGEAVCHAVDNAIQAHGGHGVSSEYGVASLLVGSRLSRIAPVSREMILNFVGNHTLGLPKSY; encoded by the coding sequence ATGACCGATGTCCCCTTCACCGAGTCCGCCGAGCGCACCGAGCTGCGTGCGCAGGTGCGCAAGCTCGCGCAGAAGTCGTACGGCCACGACTGGTTCGTCGAGCGCGCCAAGGCCGGTGAGAAGACGACCGACCTGTGGCTGGAGATCGGCAAGAACGGCTACCTCGGGGTCAACCTGCCCGAGGAGTACGGCGGTGGTGGCGGCGGCATCGGCGACCTCGCCGCCGTCTGCGAGGAGCTCGCCGCGGCCGGCTGCCCGCTGCTGCTGATGGTCGTCAGCCCGGCGATCTGCGGCACGATCATCAACCGCTACGGCACCGAGGCACAGAAGCAGCGGTGGATCCCGGGCATCGCCGACGGCACCCACACCATGTCCTTCGCGATCACCGAGCCCGACGCGGGCTCGAACTCCCACCGCATCACCACCACCGCCCGTCGCGACGGTGACGACTGGATCCTGTCGGGTCAGAAGACCTACATCTCCGGTGTCGACGAGGCGAAGTCGGTGCTCGTCGTCGCTCGTGCCGAGGACGCGAAGACCGGCAACCTCAAGCCCGTGCTCTTCGCGGTGCCGACGGACGCCGAAGGCTTCAGCAAGTCCCAGATCCCGGTCGAGATCGTCAGCCCCGAGAAGCAGTTCCAGCTGTTCTTCGACGACATCCGGCTGCCGTCCGACGCGCTGGTCGGCCACGAGGACCACGGCATCGGCCAGCTCTTCGCCGGTCTGAACCCCGAGCGCATCATGGCGGCCGCCTTCGCCACCGGCACCGCGCGCTTCGCGCTCGAGAAGGCCGTCGCGTACGCCAAGGAGCGCCAGGTCTGGGGCTCCGGCCCCATCGGCGCCCACCAGGCCGTGCAGCACCCGCTCGCCGCCAGCCACATCGAAGTCGAGCTCGCCCGGCTGATGACGCAGAAGGCGGCAGCGCTCTACGACGCCGGCGACGACGCCGGGGCCGGCGAGGCGGCCAACATGTGCAAGTACGCCGCCGGTGAGGCCGTCTGCCACGCCGTCGACAACGCCATCCAGGCGCACGGCGGGCACGGCGTCTCCAGCGAGTACGGCGTCGCGTCCCTGCTCGTGGGGTCGCGCCTCTCGCGCATCGCCCCGGTGAGCCGCGAGATGATTCTCAACTTCGTCGGCAACCACACGCTCGGCCTCCCCAAGTCCTACTGA